A stretch of DNA from Agrobacterium cucumeris:
TCGAGAGCGGGGAACTGACGGATGGTCAGCGCCTGCCGGCGGAACGCGACCTTGCCGAACGCTTCGGCGTATCCCGCCCGACAGTGCGGGAGGCGCTGATCGTTCTGGAAGTGGAAGGTCATATCCACATCCGCATGGGTTCGGGCGTTTATGTAAACGCATCGCGCAAACCGGACGCGCAAAAGCCGCCAATGCCGGATGCGCATGGGCCATTCGAAATCCTGCAGGCGCGCTGCATCATCGAAAGTGCGATTGCGGAAGAGGCCGCACGGCTTGCCACACCGGAATGCATCGCCAAGCTCGATGATATCATCGAACGCATGGCCGGCGCGCTCGACAGCTCGCCACAGGCGCTCAATTTCGACCGGGCCTTCCACACCGCGATTGCCGATATCATCGGCAATTCGGCGCTCAATCGCTTTACCGGCCTGATCTATGACGAGCGCAGCCTGTCACCCTTTTTCGAAAAGCTCGCCAGCTATTTCGAGGGACCGCACACATGGAACCTCGCCGTG
This window harbors:
- a CDS encoding FadR/GntR family transcriptional regulator; this translates as MFVALEPRRLYRLVAEQIRLLIESGELTDGQRLPAERDLAERFGVSRPTVREALIVLEVEGHIHIRMGSGVYVNASRKPDAQKPPMPDAHGPFEILQARCIIESAIAEEAARLATPECIAKLDDIIERMAGALDSSPQALNFDRAFHTAIADIIGNSALNRFTGLIYDERSLSPFFEKLASYFEGPHTWNLAVQEHRAIRDAIAANDPEGAREAMRQHLTLSQKRFSESFGEETIGEE